From one uncultured Paludibacter sp. genomic stretch:
- a CDS encoding Nitroreductase — protein sequence MNLIETLNWRYATKRMLDKKIPQEQISEILEAIRLAPSAYGLXPFNVIVTENKELIQKIHDESCPQIVVLQCSHLXIFKTMKTFSEDYVELFLAQMKEARKVDDEYIDGYRNKIRKVMEKPDVNKFEWAALQTYIALGYATIAAANLKIDATPIEGFSPKALDKLLDLNTKEEGTTVMLALGYRDEEEDHLCGKPKVRKSMENMVEIL from the coding sequence ATGAACCTAATAGAAACTCTCAACTGGCGTTACGCAACCAAACGCATGCTCGATAAAAAAATCCCACAAGAACAGATTTCTGAAATTTTAGAAGCAATTCGTTTAGCGCCAAGCGCTTACGGGCTCCANCCTTTTAATGTTATTGTTACCGAAAACAAAGAACTGATTCAAAAAATACACGATGAATCTTGTCCGCAAATTGTTGTTTTGCAATGCTCTCATTTANTGATATTTAAAACAATGAAAACTTTTTCTGAAGATTACGTTGAACTCTTCTTGGCTCAAATGAAAGAAGCTCGTAAAGTGGACGATGAATACATTGACGGATACCGGAATAAAATCAGAAAGGTGATGGAAAAACCCGATGTAAACAAGTTTGAATGGGCTGCTTTGCAAACCTACATTGCGCTTGGTTACGCTACCATTGCCGCAGCCAATTTGAAAATTGACGCGACTCCTATTGAAGGTTTCAGTCCGAAAGCATTGGATAAATTGCTGGATTTAAACACAAAAGAAGAAGGAACCACCGTAATGCTTGCTTTGGGTTACAGAGACGAAGAGGAAGATCATCTTTGCGGCAAACCAAAAG
- a CDS encoding transposase produces the protein MENRNSSHTVSNLSVHIVWITKYRYHVLRGDIQSRCRDLIIQTCNSENVKILKGVVSKDHVHIHVEYPPSLSISVLVKKLKGRTSHLLQQEYPELKKRYWGQHFWSVGYGAWSIGRITDEMVQEYLDHHKDKPNTPTDGWILE, from the coding sequence ATGGAAAATAGGAATAGTTCTCACACAGTAAGCAATTTGAGTGTTCATATCGTTTGGATAACAAAATATCGTTATCACGTTTTGCGAGGTGATATACAATCTCGTTGCCGTGATTTGATAATTCAGACGTGTAATAGTGAAAATGTAAAGATATTAAAAGGGGTAGTAAGTAAAGATCATGTTCACATTCATGTTGAATATCCTCCCTCTTTGAGCATAAGTGTATTAGTGAAAAAGTTGAAAGGTCGCACTTCTCATCTTTTACAACAAGAGTATCCAGAGTTGAAGAAGCGTTATTGGGGTCAACATTTTTGGTCAGTAGGTTATGGTGCTTGGAGTATTGGGAGAATAACAGATGAAATGGTACAAGAATATCTTGATCATCATAAGGACAAACCCAATACTCCAACAGATGGTTGGATATTAGAA